A genomic stretch from Spiroplasma endosymbiont of Clivina fossor includes:
- a CDS encoding IS256 family transposase, with the protein MTKKIKKEPDAIDKVVDYFLENIDNPQDLFKGNTIFQEFTKKLTERMLNTEIKDYLETDENHNKRNGNTQKTIITKNGSIAIDVPRDRNSTFEPVIIPKRQRRFDNFDQKVISLYARGMTISDIKAQLQEFYHGAEISESLISQITDDVIEEVKMWQTKPLEKIYPIVYFDCIVVKVKQDKRIINKAVYLALGINLDGLKDILGMWISENEGAKFWLNNLTEMKNRGLQDILVACSDNLTGMSDAIEAVFPKTQHQLCIVHQIRNSLKFVPYKDRKLVANDLKSIYTAINEEIALIALDHFSEKWNKKYPQITKSWKNNWNNLIIFLEYPQEFRRIIYTTNAIESVNSQLRKVIKNKKIFPNDASVFKIFYLAFQNMVKKWTMPIQNWGSAISHLMIKFEDRVNLS; encoded by the coding sequence ATGACAAAAAAAATAAAAAAAGAACCTGACGCAATTGATAAAGTTGTTGATTATTTTTTAGAAAATATTGATAATCCACAAGATTTATTTAAAGGCAATACTATTTTTCAGGAATTTACCAAAAAATTAACTGAACGAATGTTAAATACGGAAATTAAAGATTATCTTGAAACTGATGAGAATCATAATAAAAGAAATGGCAACACACAAAAAACCATTATTACTAAAAATGGTTCAATCGCAATTGATGTACCAAGAGATCGAAATAGTACTTTTGAACCAGTAATTATTCCAAAAAGACAAAGAAGATTTGATAACTTTGATCAAAAAGTAATTTCTTTATATGCAAGAGGAATGACAATTTCTGATATCAAAGCACAATTGCAAGAATTCTATCACGGAGCAGAAATTTCAGAAAGTTTAATTAGTCAAATAACTGATGATGTTATTGAAGAAGTTAAAATGTGACAAACTAAACCTTTAGAGAAGATTTATCCGATTGTTTATTTTGATTGTATTGTTGTTAAAGTAAAGCAAGATAAACGAATAATAAATAAAGCAGTTTATCTTGCCTTAGGAATTAATTTAGATGGTTTAAAAGATATTTTAGGAATGTGAATTAGTGAGAATGAGGGAGCCAAATTTTGACTTAATAATCTTACGGAAATGAAAAATCGTGGGTTACAAGATATTCTTGTTGCTTGTAGTGATAATTTAACTGGGATGTCTGATGCAATAGAAGCTGTTTTCCCAAAAACACAGCATCAATTATGCATTGTTCATCAAATTCGCAATAGTTTAAAATTTGTTCCTTACAAAGATCGCAAACTTGTAGCTAATGATTTAAAATCAATTTATACAGCAATTAATGAAGAAATAGCGTTAATTGCTTTAGATCATTTTTCAGAAAAATGAAATAAAAAGTATCCACAAATTACTAAATCATGAAAAAATAACTGAAATAATTTAATAATTTTTCTTGAATATCCTCAGGAATTTAGAAGAATTATTTACACAACTAATGCGATTGAATCTGTTAATAGTCAATTAAGAAAAGTCATTAAGAATAAAAAGATTTTTCCTAATGACGCATCAGTTTTTAAAATATTTTATTTAGCATTTCAAAATATGGTTAAGAAATGAACGATGCCAATTCAAAATTGGGGTAGTGCAATTTCACATTTAATGATAAAATTTGAGGACAGAGTGAATTTAAGTTAA